A genomic stretch from Alloyangia pacifica includes:
- a CDS encoding MFS transporter — protein MMVVKGYSAWSARQISILCLLWATGLFLRIPVLAVSPLAGRIAEDLKLSTTGTGALTIVPVVVLALAAPLAVWAIARIGPARTIAVGLLLSAVLSASRGWTSSAVLLFAATIGMGIGIAMFQTALPSAVRGWLPAQAAMGSAVYLNGMMVGELLGAGATLPVVVPLAGQDWRMALALWAIPAAVIALLILLTGEKAKPGGPTPVAPDWPDGRTWELGLWLAGSIAVFFSINAYMDVTLSARGDAAWLGVLIVAYNATALLASLAMLWWKAAWIGRRRPVVMTGIVAAAGMIGFGFVPGPVGYLCALVAGFAASLQLILIMSLPPVVTAESNVARLTGGITFVGYLVAFALPLLGGLLSDAVGGVAMVFLPTAVFILTLTGVSRKCGGYAECASDVGGKV, from the coding sequence ATGATGGTGGTGAAGGGGTATTCCGCTTGGTCTGCACGGCAGATCAGTATTCTCTGTCTTCTCTGGGCGACCGGGCTGTTTCTACGAATCCCGGTGCTCGCGGTTTCGCCGCTCGCGGGTCGGATCGCAGAAGATCTGAAGCTGTCGACCACCGGCACGGGCGCCCTGACCATCGTTCCGGTTGTGGTTCTCGCTTTGGCTGCGCCGCTTGCCGTATGGGCCATAGCGCGGATCGGTCCTGCCCGGACGATTGCAGTCGGCCTCCTCCTCAGTGCCGTGCTGTCGGCCTCTCGCGGATGGACCTCGTCAGCGGTACTACTGTTTGCGGCCACCATTGGCATGGGAATCGGAATTGCGATGTTTCAGACAGCCCTGCCGAGCGCCGTGCGGGGCTGGCTTCCTGCACAGGCGGCCATGGGAAGCGCGGTTTATCTGAACGGGATGATGGTCGGTGAGCTTCTAGGGGCCGGGGCGACATTGCCAGTCGTGGTGCCTCTGGCCGGGCAGGACTGGCGCATGGCCTTGGCGCTCTGGGCAATACCGGCCGCGGTGATCGCGCTGCTCATCCTGCTTACCGGGGAGAAGGCCAAGCCCGGCGGTCCTACTCCAGTTGCGCCAGACTGGCCGGACGGCCGGACATGGGAGCTTGGTCTCTGGCTGGCCGGGTCGATTGCCGTGTTCTTTAGTATCAACGCCTACATGGACGTGACCCTTTCTGCGCGGGGGGACGCCGCGTGGCTCGGAGTCCTGATCGTTGCCTATAACGCCACGGCGTTGCTGGCGTCCCTAGCCATGCTCTGGTGGAAGGCGGCGTGGATCGGTCGCCGCCGCCCGGTCGTCATGACTGGCATCGTCGCTGCTGCCGGCATGATCGGTTTCGGCTTCGTGCCCGGCCCGGTCGGCTATCTCTGCGCCCTCGTCGCTGGCTTTGCCGCATCACTGCAACTCATTCTGATTATGTCGCTGCCGCCCGTCGTGACCGCGGAGTCGAATGTCGCGCGCCTGACCGGCGGGATCACCTTTGTGGGCTACCTCGTCGCATTCGCATTGCCGCTCCTGGGGGGCTTGCTCTCGGATGCCGTTGGCGGTGTCGCCATGGTGTTCTTACCTACGGCCGTTTTCATTCTCACTCTCACCGGGGTCAGTCGCAAATGTGGCGGATACGCGGAGTGCGCTTCTGACGTAGGAGGCAAGGTGTAG
- a CDS encoding VOC family protein: protein MTMKLASVRLIARDVRGLVAFYETVTGAKADWLAPVFAEIVTPGASLAIGSEETVALFQEGSAEAAGNRTSIIELQVADIEADFERLKGLDVVHEPKLLPWGNRTFQLRDPEGNLVSLYMPETEAAKARFGSRS, encoded by the coding sequence ATGACGATGAAACTTGCTTCTGTCCGCCTCATCGCGCGGGATGTCCGGGGTCTGGTGGCCTTCTATGAAACCGTCACGGGCGCCAAGGCCGACTGGCTGGCCCCCGTCTTCGCGGAGATCGTGACGCCCGGCGCATCGCTGGCCATCGGTTCGGAAGAGACCGTGGCGCTCTTTCAGGAAGGCAGTGCCGAGGCCGCGGGGAACCGTACTTCCATCATCGAGCTTCAGGTGGCAGATATCGAGGCTGACTTCGAGCGTCTGAAGGGGCTGGATGTCGTCCATGAACCAAAGCTCTTGCCCTGGGGCAATCGCACGTTCCAACTGCGGGACCCGGAGGGAAATCTGGTGAGCCTCTACATGCCGGAAACCGAGGCCGCCAAGGCGCGGTTCGGCTCACGGTCCTGA
- a CDS encoding TetR/AcrR family transcriptional regulator has translation MDMTRKLTAAAERLFDRHGYMATGIDRLTEAAGMSSRTLYKHAGSKAALMARVLTERERRFMARIDVRTIDALFAALEDWVRVEGCRGCLFLRSRAETGGDTPEIAEAVALHKDAFHERVGEVVAMDLGREDPALAEQVLVLFEGATHAAVYRGADAVSAARAAAAVLLERARA, from the coding sequence ATGGACATGACCAGAAAACTCACCGCCGCCGCCGAGCGGCTCTTCGATCGGCACGGCTACATGGCCACCGGCATCGACCGGCTGACGGAGGCTGCGGGGATGTCGAGCCGCACGCTCTACAAGCACGCTGGCAGCAAGGCCGCCCTCATGGCGCGCGTGCTGACCGAGCGTGAACGGCGTTTCATGGCCCGGATCGACGTGCGGACCATCGACGCCCTGTTCGCAGCTCTTGAGGACTGGGTTCGGGTGGAGGGCTGCCGGGGCTGCCTGTTCCTTCGCTCGCGCGCGGAAACGGGTGGCGATACGCCGGAGATCGCCGAGGCGGTTGCGCTGCACAAGGACGCGTTCCATGAGCGGGTCGGTGAGGTCGTCGCAATGGACCTCGGACGCGAGGACCCGGCACTTGCAGAGCAGGTTCTGGTTCTCTTCGAGGGCGCGACCCACGCGGCTGTCTATCGCGGAGCGGATGCCGTCTCAGCGGCTCGGGCGGCGGCGGCCGTCCTGCTTGAAAGGGCGCGCGCATGA
- a CDS encoding helix-turn-helix domain-containing protein, giving the protein MSFASGSTSTTPARVLFGCDPALRELCQRFLLVLDWADPDQNSVLDHALMTLLARSLAIENVTSDFRAPNGGLTGAQRRAVEDTAETSLADRITVRDLAEVSGLSPRQFSRAFTVSYGTSPYEWVLRQRVERARDLLADGEKARDVAVLCGFSSQTHMIRRFRAVFGYTPNAVR; this is encoded by the coding sequence ATGAGCTTCGCATCCGGCAGCACCTCGACTACGCCCGCGCGGGTCCTGTTCGGATGCGATCCCGCCTTGCGAGAGCTTTGCCAGCGGTTTCTTCTCGTGCTGGATTGGGCGGACCCCGACCAGAACAGCGTTCTGGATCATGCCCTGATGACCTTGCTGGCGCGCTCGCTCGCGATCGAAAATGTGACCAGCGATTTCAGGGCCCCCAACGGCGGCCTGACGGGCGCGCAAAGGCGTGCCGTCGAGGACACCGCCGAGACATCTCTCGCCGACCGGATCACCGTCCGCGATCTTGCCGAAGTCAGCGGCCTGAGTCCCCGCCAGTTCTCGCGCGCCTTCACCGTCAGCTATGGGACATCGCCCTACGAATGGGTCTTGCGCCAACGCGTGGAGCGCGCCCGTGATCTGCTCGCCGATGGAGAGAAGGCCCGTGATGTCGCGGTGCTGTGCGGCTTCTCATCACAGACCCACATGATCCGCCGGTTTCGGGCTGTGTTCGGCTACACCCCGAACGCGGTCCGGTGA
- a CDS encoding helix-turn-helix transcriptional regulator — protein sequence MRSTDRLFQIIQILRRTPRPVTAAAIAEELEVSRRTVYRDITDLISRRVPIQGTAGFGYTLDDDYEMRPLALTPAETEALALGAQWVSRHPDQALARLALDALSKIRLSLPESSRTVLEQPALGVAPIAAAPGTVLDTTSIRDAIRRWRVMTFRYRALDGVVSQRNVWPILLGYDATRCLLIAWCEERDALRHFRLERMSHIEVLERRPPKRRTDMMRLWRAEQGKTIGAGDHKV from the coding sequence ATGCGTAGCACCGACCGACTTTTTCAGATCATCCAGATCCTGCGCCGCACGCCGCGCCCCGTGACGGCCGCTGCCATCGCGGAAGAGCTCGAAGTGTCACGTCGGACGGTCTACCGGGATATCACCGACCTCATCAGTCGCAGGGTCCCGATCCAAGGCACAGCCGGTTTCGGCTACACGCTGGACGACGACTACGAAATGCGGCCTCTGGCCCTTACCCCGGCCGAGACCGAAGCGCTTGCCCTGGGAGCGCAATGGGTCAGCCGCCACCCCGATCAGGCGTTGGCCCGTCTTGCACTGGACGCCTTGTCGAAGATCCGGCTGTCCCTGCCGGAGTCCAGTCGTACGGTGTTGGAACAGCCCGCATTGGGTGTGGCGCCGATTGCGGCCGCGCCGGGGACTGTGCTCGATACCACGTCCATTCGGGACGCCATACGTCGATGGCGCGTGATGACGTTCCGCTACCGTGCTCTCGATGGGGTCGTCAGCCAGCGCAACGTCTGGCCGATCCTGCTCGGCTACGACGCGACCCGCTGCCTGTTGATTGCCTGGTGCGAGGAACGGGATGCCCTTCGCCATTTCCGCCTGGAGCGGATGTCCCACATCGAGGTTCTCGAACGAAGGCCGCCGAAACGGAGGACGGATATGATGCGGCTATGGCGCGCGGAACAAGGAAAGACGATCGGTGCTGGGGACCACAAAGTGTAG